Within the Miscanthus floridulus cultivar M001 chromosome 2, ASM1932011v1, whole genome shotgun sequence genome, the region gcggatccacTTACCAAaagctaaccacccagtgcgttcagagaacacacagtcgatatGGGTCTATAGgaagcctatgatttctagatactaagggcctagttgcatatttagtttcaaaatagagaggtgcgttgtagctgtttaatctaatgacaACAGAcagtgacgatgaggcacgctctatgcactgatctgtgatggaatgagaataagataaagtaagtaaattAAGTTTAAGTAATAAGATGAGATTAAGGGAGAGAATGTTAATTTGATCTTCATCAATTGGCCCAACGGTCAATTGGGCCCTCggatccacgccctgatcgggggcgtccaaccgctccatggttggtgggcccctgtcgcacagcacgataaaagggaggtgggggccgggacacaaggcacgaggttgacctgagccgtcGTAACCCGCCTATAGagaaaccctaacccgatctagaGAGAATGGTGCTACCAACGACGGGAAGACCACTGCCTCGTTGTCGTCGAGATAGCACCGCCTCCGCACCACCGCCTTCACCATTTCGAACTTGACAGCATCACCGACATCGCTATGGATGGCTCCAAGCTCCACCGCCAAACCCTCCGATGACCAGTGACATCTCACCTTTCTcccttccctctctgtctctctagttCTATATGTATTAGGATGCGCTATATCTTTTATCCCGAATAGAACCATTCTACCTGCTAGATCTATGCTCTCATTGATCGTGGTGTAGTGTTACAAGCCATAGGCAGCATGATTTGTACAGTAGctactagtagtatatggatgggTGGATGGCAAAGGccgaaagacaaggacaaaagagttggagatggtggACCATGTTGACCAAGATCTGGAATTTCAGTCAGCCTTTCTATTTTTAGGCCTCTCAAGTCTGATATGATCTGACCACCTGCCTGccttttgctttgctttgctctGTTCCTGTTGCTGTTCCTGGACCTGGACAAACAGTAGAGAACCCCAGCGAGAGTTTGACGCGGCTCATTTTTCCTTCGTCTTCTTCGCTACCGCAACCTGTGCTTTTGTTCGGTGAAAAAGGAAGAGGCCTGCGCTCCGGGATTTACCATACTTCtactgtttgtttgtttgttctaGTAGTACTATGTTTGCTTGTTTTTTTTCCCCCACACAGACAGTcaccatttcttttctttttaactTTGACGGTCACCATTGCTCGTGATGAAAATAACCGATTTCCCCCTAAAAAAACGATTTTCCACCGACAATGTAATGTAATATAATACAATAGTAACCCTGCTTAAAAAAAACTAGTGTGGTGGTGGTACTGTTACTGTGGTACAGGCAGGTCACACACTCCCCTCCCTTGGCCTTGGAGGATTTGTTCATGTTGTAAAAATCGAAACAAACTTATTTATCCCCCACGCCCACACTGCTAGATTTCAGTTGACCGACGacatcaaaagaaagaaagaaagaaatagcaGCTGATCCGGCGATGTCAAAACCAGGGATGCCATGACATGACACTCGCAGCTCATCAGGTTTGGCACTACTCAACCGACTACCAGCATCGAGATCCAGAAGAAGAAAGCAAAGCCCACACCGATTTGTTTCCGAGAAAGAAGAAAGGTCCAAAGCCATCCGATTGTGATCCAacagccagcatccgatcaaccgCCACTTTTCTTCAGGCTCCATTTATTATCACTGCTGaccttttctcaaaaaaaaaaaaaatcactgcTAAGCTAAGCAACATCTACTCCCTGTCCTAAATAAATACCCATCTTGTATTTTGAGTAATCAATAAAATCCAAATTTAATTAGATTTatgaaaaataaaattaatattTAATTTATCATAAAGATATATGGCATGGTTAATCTAACAATATTATTTTATCTTATGAATGTTCAAATTTTATACTCCGTATTTAACAAATTTAAGATCGGTTAGCTTTTCGATGTTGAAATATAAGATATGctatatattatttatttatttattttagaacggagggagtactcgtCCACTGCTATTAAAACACCTTTTGGAACCAAGAAAGCAGAGCCCAAAGCAGCAGCAGCTATACAAAGATCAATACGAACAAAAATGAAGAAGGAAATAGAAGAGGAGGAGGGCGACGGCTATGGCGCCGCCATCCCTATGTCGCCGCCGTCCCTCGGTCTTCCCTCTCCGTCTCCCTCGGCCttatcctcctccgccgccgccgctagggtTTTGGCCCGGCCAATGCCCGCCTCGGTCCCAGGCCTGAGGGCGCCTTCCCCCTTCGTGCGGGCCATGGGCACCCGCGTCGACCCGCAGCCGCCGCAGCCGCTCACGgcacctcctcgtcctcgtccgctgccaccgccgccgatACCGGAGAAGCGGCGGCGGGGGCGCCCGCGCAACTGCGACCGcctcctcccgccgccgccgggctTCCACCTCGCTCCGTCCGCacgggcaccgccgccgccggcgctgcGTGCCCACGGCCAACCTTCCTCTAGTAATCACTCTTAACTGCACGTGGTTGCCTTCCTAATTTGTTTCCTGCCCACTAATTTGCTAATGAATTCTGGTGTGCCGCTGTGGACAGGGGGGCATCCCTTTCCCGGCCAATTCGGTGGGCTCCAGCCGCACGTGCTCAAAATACATGTGGGGGAGGTATCCTTTGCCATCTTCATGCGTTGCTCTCTCTTCTGTGCATTGCAGTGCAGCAATCCTTTTAGCTAGCTGCTAGCTGCTAGCTGCTAGGTCAGCGGGTTCTTTGTGGAATGCTAACTGGATTGTTCAGTCTGAGCTTCCTGAGCTTGTATTGAGTTTACCTGTCAAAATTAGGAGCTTTCAGCGCTTGCATTCCACTTTCCTAAGCAAGTCATATCTGCAGCGATTCGGTGAAGAGAAATTGCAGACTGCAGAGGTGATAGTGTATAGCACTACCCAGGTGGCAATTGCTGCCAAATCAACGAATTGTCTTGTTTGCCACAACTGCCTCAGTGGTAGAAGACCATGTTCCTGTTCCATTTCTGTTCGCAGCAAGGCTTGCTTTTACTTGTGCTCGTGCAAATGGCAATGCCTTTGTCATTCTAGACACAAACTTGCATAACTTGAGGAACATAATGATAGTGTCAGTAACCTTTGTACCTAACCTGGCAAGGTTTTTAAGTCAACAGATTATTAGTTTTCGGTCATATGGCCATATGGGGCATAGAACCATGGAACCCCGATCTGGACATCATAACTTGGATGGTTGGTCTAGTTGATCCAGGACACTGCCCAGAAGGCGTAGCTTTGTTTAGGTTGTGAGACATCACTCATCGATCTTGTTATGCTGTGGGCTTGATCATCCCAACTCTGCTTCTGCCCTTACTGATCCTGTTGCCTTTTATATGTACTTTGTGATCTACACTGCCCCAATTCCATAGCTAATCACTAAGTAGTTGCTATAGTTATTTTCTATCAAATTGATGTATGGAATTTGGTTATCTGAAAATAATTGTGCAGGATATCGTATCAAAGATTGTGCAAGTCTCAAAAATAATTGGGAAAGCCGTCTGTGTTCTCTCCGTGTTTGGGGCCGTTCAGGATTGCTATCTACTCCACTCTGCTGTCATCTTAAATCACAAGGTTTAAACATTTACTCTCTTAAAAAAGGTCACATGTACAAAGTTTTTAAACATTGTTCATTGATTTCTAATCTTTGCAGGGGCCTTTAGAAATCATTCATGTGTTTGGATCCATTTTGACATCTGATAGCCCTGGATTTGGGTGCTTATCTGTGACCCTTGCTTGTGGTGATTGTTCTGTTGTCGGTGGCGTTGCAGTTGGACCTCTCATAGCTGCAACACCTGTACAGGTACATCAAATGTTCAGACTTTTGAGTTATTCGATACTTGGATACATACCTGTGGAAACTATTGCAAACAGTTTCTTTAGTCTTTAAAATTGTTTTATGTCTTATCACAGGAAGAATAATGTGAATCTATGTAGTTAATTTTTTCCTAATTGCTTCGTCATTCCATTTTTCTATACATGTTGTGTGTTTCATacttctgtgaagcatgtatGTGTAAATAGTAGACCATAACCAACTTAATATTTGGACATGTGAATCTGTTAAGAATTGGAGAAGGAACTTCTTATCTGACTTAGCTCTGTTTTTTAACCATAGATGTAACGGTTCTTTCTTCTGAGTTCTAAGGATCTGTCTACAGTACCCCCGCACCCACCCGCCCACACCAAAAAACAAAAATCTAACCTAATGTACTCCTTGCAGGCAATTGTTGGAAGCTTCCACAATGATGCTTTCCAGGCAAACAAGAAACCTAAGCTCATTGCGTACCCCAGTTCTCATGTTCCCACTGGTTATGGGGTCACACACACTGGCACTAGCTGCACACCTTACCTCAGTTCGCAGGTTGCCGTTGGCACTGGGAGCATGTTTTGCGTCAATTCTAAGGCTACCATTGGCAGTTGGAGAAAACATGATCCTAATTTTTGGTTTCCCATTGGCAATGGAAGCACAAATCGTTCCAATTCTCAAGTTATTGTTGGCGATGGAAGCACACATCACCCCAATTCTCATGTTATTGTTGGCAATGGAAGCACACGTCACCCTAATACACAGGTTACCATTGACACTAGGAGCACACGCTGCCTCAGTTTTGAGGTTGGCATTGGCAATTGGAGTAAACATGATCCCAGTTCTTGGTTTCCCATTGGCATTGGGAGCACAAATCACTCCAATTTTCAAGTTACTGTTGGTGATGGAAGCACACATCACCCCAGTTCTCAAGTTACCGTAGGTACTAGGAGCACACAATACCCAAGCTCCCAGGTTCCCATTGGCAATGGGAGCACATATCAATCTGATTCTCATGTCACAAAGGGTGACAGAAGCACAAGTATCACCAATTCTCAGGCTACTGTTGGCTATGGGATTAATCATCAAGACAATTCCCATGTCACTGTTGGCAACGGGAGCACAAGTAACGTCGATTCTAAGGATATTGTTGGTCATGGAAGCACACATTACCCTGAGTCTCTGCCTGCCGTTGGCAATGGGAGCATGAATAACGCCAATTCTGAGGTCGCGGTAGGAGATGGGAGCACAAATAAGGGCAATTCGCAGGATACCCTTGTTGATGGGAACACGAATTGCCCCAGTTCTAAGGTTTCTGTTGGCAACGGGAGCTCCAGTTACCCCAATTCTAAGGTTGCTGTTGGCGATAGGAGCGCTCCACCCTCTGAAGGAACATGGTGGACCGAGTGAGATCGATGTGAAGCCCTCGCAAGTGATGGCTTAACTTAGCAACACTTTAGGTGATTTAACTCAGCCAGCATTATGTTTTCCTCTGAAGACAATAGAGATGTACATGTCGTGGACATCAAAGAtgttatgcttttgtggatgacCAAAGTATCTCTTGGGGTTGTAGGAAGTTTAGTCCAGCAGCAGTTGCGTTCTTTGTAGGGACATTGTAGTGTTGGGTTTCCCAACTGAGAGTTGCGGTGCAGTTTGTTATAGCTTTAATTGCTAACAGTGTTAGATTTGTGCTGAGGTGTATCAGATCAGAAACTTTAACATAGCCGAAGGGTTCGTTGTGCTGAATTGAGCTTTCAATATATATACGACGATCTTTATTACAAAGGCAGTTGGTGAAAAGGGCATACCTGGTGCAGTAAGCAGAATCAAGGCTCGGCTGCGACAGAAACTGATCATGTGAGTATATGATAGATGCCATGCCATTAAACCAATGTGTTGAAATTGAATGTTTGTACTAGGTAGAAAGATGTGATATGTTTAGTTAGTCGCTGTTGTTTTTCTGTCTGTAACTTTGGGACGGTCGGCTCGGCTGGGTCAGTGATGCAGCCAGCCGTGGAGTGGAGTGAATGAAAACTCTTGTGTGGTAAGGTAATTATTACTCCATTATCTATCTTGGTAGAAGTCTAGCCTGCTGAGTGGGCCACGAATTTGCCCGGTGTCAGCTAATGGGCCGCTTGATTTAGGAGGTCTCCATAGATAAGCTAGTGTGTCCTCTGGCTGCTTTGCCTCGAAGCAGCGGTGTGTATTTGGTCTAAGGAACACAGGAGAGTCCATTAGTTTCTCATTCCTCACCTTTTTATAGTTCATGGAACACAATGAATTGATGTATCATCATATCATTTCCCATAAGCTGAATCGCAAGTCCTGAAGAGAAAGCATATCTGCATACAGATGTGCGTCTCTTTGAAAGGCACAGACGTAGTATAGAAGAAACAACATAGCACTAGGTACAGTCATTGCTTACATGACCCTCGAAGGCGCTGGGCGTTAGATTTGGACAGATCGAATCATCAgagataaaaaaaatatgaatagCGGAACTAATTAACAGGGAGGGCAGAAGAAACTAGCGGAACTAATTAACAGGGAGGGCAGAAGAAACAagataaggccttgtttagttggcgaatttttttgaGAAATGGTACTGTatcactttcgttgttatttggtaattagtattcaattatagtctaattaggcttaaaagattcgtctcgtgaatttcgtctaaactatgtaattagttttattttttatttatatttaatgcttcatgtatgcgtctaaagattcgatgtgacagagaattttgaaaaattttgcaaaattttgagaactaaacactacctaagAAGACGGTGACGCACATGACACATCTGAGTGAGAATCTCTAATACTAGTTAAGCTCTTAAGACCGGTCAGAACATGGGAcactagcagcctgttcggttggctggttcgtatcgttgctggttcgtgaaaaagtactgctggctggtttatgtgagagaaaaatacgtgaatttcgtctaagctgtataattagttttattttttatttatatttaatgtttcatataTGCgcctaaagattcgatgtgacggagaattttgaaaaattttacaaaattttgggaactaaacactacctagggcctgtttagttccctcccaaaacaccaaatttttcaagattccccgtcacatcgaatacgaaaacgcatgcatgaagcattaaatataaataaaaaataaaactaattacacagtttagacgaaatccacgagacgaatcttttaagcctaattagactataattggacactaattatcaaataacaacgaaaacgctacagtaccgttttgccaaaaaatttggcaaCCAAACTGGGCCCTAAGAAGACGGTGACGCACATGACACATCTGAGTGAGAATCTCTAATACTAGTTAAGCTCTTAAGACCGGTCAGAACATAGGACACTAgcagtctgttcggttggctggttcatatcgttgctagTTTATAAAAAAAAAGTAATACTAGCTGAtttatgtgagaaaaaaatactgttgagGCTCTATGGGTCCACGTGCTCTTATCAAAGGAAACGGCTTTTCTGATCTGACAATTGTTGAATGGGCACATGCAGTGCACATGCGTGAGCAGCCGACCACCAGTCAATGCTGGGCGGCATGTGATGTGCCAGCCATCCCACCCACCGAGACACCTCCCACTACCAACGGCAACGCAACGGGGAGACAGGAGCTAGAGAGAGATCAGAGATCCAAGACAGACGGGGAGGGAGGGATCCCCACAAGCCACAAACACTCATAAATCCATCTGCCTGCAACTTTGCAAGAGGACAGTAAAAATCACTCTGAAAGGATAGGAATCGGGTAGGAGTACTAGGCACAACTTTGCAAGATGACACAGAACAGCATAGGCAACATCATGCCCACAAACACCGACAGTAAAAATCACACTCACTTCAGATGAAAAATCACACATGGCTAACGCAGCACAAGCAGCAGAGAGATCAAGATCAGCCTGCAAAGATGATAAGACACAAATAGTATGCGTCAACATCAGCCTACTCAAGTGACTGATCAAGCAATGCCATCTCAACTCATGGTGCTGCTCTGCACAAGCTGTCACAACACAACACACCAGCCCTGATAAAAATCGCAGACGACAACCCTTATCACAGCCGAATTGGATCACAGGAGCAGTAGTTCGCTTCGCTGAGAAGACCTAGCTGAAAAGTAgcactgttcgctgatttgtcgTGAGAAAAAAgcacggctcataagacaagcgaacaaagCCATAACAAGCAAGTCTGGATTCCCTTAGGTTAACATAACAGTAATGACAATACTAATGAATGGTCAGACTCAAGACAGTCAGACACATCACATGACACTGAGCGTTCAGAATAACTAACATACGGTAACAGAAACAAGCAAAGCAACAGGGTATTGCAATTCCTATTCCCTTGTGTTGTGCCACAAACGGAACAAGTACCCACAACTACTACTGATAATAATTAACTCCAACCACGACACTAGTATTTGATGATTGACCATACTGACCTAGATAGAACAGCAAAGATGAATAATTTAGATGAAGCACGCCAAGGCAAATGATTAGTTTTTGATGACTGACGGATGATAAGCACAGCACGGCAAACGATGAGGGAGGCATCTAGTCCTGgaggtcttcttcctcctcgtcctcgtactCGCCCTCTTCGTCGGCGGTGGCGTCCTGGTACTGCTGGTACTCGGAGACGAGGTCGTTCATGTTGCTCTCGGCCTCGGTGAACTCCATCTCGTCCATGCCCTCCCCCGTGTACCAGTGCAAGAAGGCCTTCCTGCGGAACATGGCGGTGAACTGCTCACTGACGCGCCGGAACATCTCCTGGATGGAGGTGGAGTTGCCGATGAAGGTGGAAGCCATCTTGAGGCCCGTGGGCGGGATGTCGCACACCGTAGACTTGACGTTGTTGGGGATCCACTCCACGAAGTAGGATGAGTTCTTGTTCTGCACGTTGAGCATCTGCTCGTCCACCTCCTTGGTGCTCATCTTGCCGCGGAACATGGCGGACGCCGTGAGGTAGCGGCCGTGGCGCGGGTCGGCGGCGCACATCATGTTCTTGGCGTCCCACATCTGCTGGGTGAGCTCCGGGACCGTCAGGGCGCGGTACTGCTGGGAGCCCCGGGAGGTGAGCGGCGCGAAGCCGACCATGAAGAAGTGCAGGCGCGGGAACGGGATGAGGTTGACGGCCAGCTTGCGGAGGTCGGAATTGAGCTGGCCCGGGAAGCGGAGGCAGCAGGTGACGCCGCTCATGGTGGCGGAGATGAGGTGGTTGAGGTCGCCGAAGCTGGGCGTCGTGAGCTTGAGCGTGCGGAAGCAGATGTCGTAGAGCGCCTCGTTGTCGAGCACCATGCACTCGTCGGCGTTCTCCACGAGCTGGTGCACGGAGAGCGTGGCGTTGTAGGGCTCCACCACGGTGTCGGAGACCTTGGGCGAGGGGAAGACGGAGAAGGTGAGCATCATCCGGTCGGGGTACTCCTCGCGGATCTTGGAGATGAGGAGCGTGCCCATGCCGGAGCCGGTGCCGCCGCCGAGGGAGTGGCACACCTGGAAGCCTGCCGCCCATGGCGTCAGAAATGGAGTGAGTCGAGTGATTCAGATCTCAGTGCCTCGCAGGTCTAAAAAAACAAGCAAGCGAGCAGTGCAAACAAAACCGACCTTGCAGGCAGTCGCAGTTCTCGGCCTCCTTTCGCACGACGTCGAGCACGGAGTCGATGAGCTCGGCTCCCTCGGTGTAGTGTCCCTTTGCCCAGTTGTTTCCGGCCCCGGACTGGCCGAAGACGAAGTTGTCGGGGCGGAAGATGTGGCCGTAGGGCCCCGAGCGGACGGAGTCCATGGTGCCGGGCTCCAGGTCCATGAGCACGGCGCGGGGCACGAAGCGTCCGCAGGAGGCCTCGTTGTAGTAGACGTTGACGCGCTCGAGCTGGAGGTCGGAGTCGCCGCCATAGCGGCCGGTGGCGTCGATGCCGTGCTCCGCGCACACCACCTCCCAGAACTTGGCCCCGATCTGGTTGCCGCACTGGCCGCCCTGGATGTGGAGGATCTCCCTCATGGCGGCCGGTTGGGAGTTGCTGCTCGGCTTGTGGGGGATTCGGAGAtttgggggcggcggcggcggtgcggaaGAGGAGGGGGGGGCGTCAGTGGAGTgttagggtttggtggatctTTGCCTTTGCTTTATACTGCTGCTAGTAACGGCAAGGGCGTAGTGGGTGACGCCTGACGCCGTCCATTCCATCGGAGCCGCCCGCAGCAGAGGCCAGAGGAGGAATTCGAATTTTGAAATTTTGGAGGAGTGGAGAACGGCGCGGCCACCAGCCAGCCTGGGGCAGTGTGCCTGCCAGCCTGCGCCACCCTGGTCCCCTCCAACGGTCGGGTCGGTGTACTGTAGTACATGGTTTGGGCTGGACCTGGATACTGCAATCGATTGGGCTCGCAGCGTCCAGTTTCTACCAACTGTTGAGTGGCCCGGCCTGGTGGCACTGGCCCACATAGCAACGACCTCCTTAGTGGCAAAACCGATATTTCACACCTATATTCTCTCTCCTCCTGGGAGAGAAATAAATATTTTAATCTGTTCGACGTCTTCAAACAATTTTATCTTAAGCTAGAGTGTTAGTCCACTAGCAAAATGACTTTTTTTTCGATGCTTTTTTGGCAAAGCGACTTCACTTTTAATGTCTTGTAGCTAACTTTCCCTTTCAATGTCTTGTAGCTAATTTCCCCTTTTTAAAAAGATCCTAGGATGTTGTTTTTCAATTCCTAGGACACTGTTGACATAGCGTGACACTGAGGCGTGGCGAAGCGTGCCAACCGTCTTAGTTGGCTTGAGTGCTCGAGGACCTGTGTGACCTAGGGTATGTTTCGTTGGTGTCATAGTTTGCCATTCCTCCAGTAAACTATGGCTGCCACAGAAAAATGTGGCAAACCAAATTGAAGTCACACTTGTGGCAAAGTTTAGCACCAAAATAAGTCTATGATGTGTGGGACATGGTGTGAAGAAAGTGTGGCACGTCATAGTTATGGCAGGAACCAAGCATCTGCCAAAAAAATATAGCATAACCAACTTTTGGTGTGGTAATATTTGGTAACGAACCAAAGAGGCTCCTGGTGTAATTTCAGGGCATGTTGCGCGGCCCGATCTTTTAACGTGTGTTTGGTTTTGGGATGATATGGAATGGGTTGGACCCGTCCTAGTTTTTAGGGTTAGGTTGAACCCATCTCATGTTTGGTTTGAGGGATAAAGTCATTCTAGTTTCTTATTTGGTGTAAGGGATTGAGTGGGATGGGATGAATGGGCACCGTTAACTGTTGTTATCCATATTACTAGCTGAGGAGGATCTCTTCTTCCCCATTGACCCCATGGATCTCAGATGCAGCTCGTCAACCACGTCACCCCACCCAACGCCATCCCACCCTGCCCCTGTCCCGCGCTTGCCTTGGGCCACACGGGGTCCGTCGTGGCCTAGGGTCACTGATGatgacatcactcctttggatacaCTCCCTGATCCTCCAACTATTatgtaaggtccaatgacccgagctcgaatgcgccAACTAAATTTAGagatgagctcgttcttaagcgatccttttcatacttttgagaatagattactacctaatgatgttatcttgcttaggaacattggagagggtcatgagaaACTTGGAGGAAGGGGTGGAGGCGGATAataccagcaaggatgtccaataCAAGCTGGAGCCCTAGTCCAATTCGACtttgagtctgccttggccttTAGGACCAATCTGCAATAAAGCGGCGATGTCCCATGTAGCAATGTTTGGAGCCGTATTTCAGCCACAAGAAGTTTGTATCCTTGTTGCAATATGGACATGCAAACTTTCCTTTGGTGCTCCAACCAGATAACATTGCATATGCAGGAAAATCATTGATTGTCCAAAGTAGAAGAGCATGTAGAGTAAAATTCTTCTTTAGCTTGGCATCCCATGTTTCAACACCATCTGTCCACAGCTCCTTTAGCTCATGGATGAGGGGACGGAAGTATACATCAATATTGTTTCCAGGAGATTTTGGTCCTGGAACCAGCATCGACATCATCCAATAAGGTTGTTTCATACACAACCAAGGCGGCAAATTATAAGGGATTATGATCACAGGCCAAGTGGTATATGTTGTACTTATCATCCCAAATGGATTGAATCCATCAGATGCCAGAGCTAGCCTAACATTACGAGGATCATCTGAAAACCACTTGTACTTGTCATCCACGTGCTTCCATGCCGGGGAGTCTGTAGGGTGACGCATTCTGCCATCCTAGGACAATCCTTCCTTGTGCCATCTCATCTGTGATGACGTGGTCTCCCTCATATATAATCTCTGCAGCCGAAGAATTAGTGAGAAATACCATAGGATCTTACGTGGAACACGCTTCTTTCGCGTACCACCAGTGTCACTAGTATCATCACCCTTTGCAGCACCATCATCCTTCCACCTAGACTCACCACATGTTGGACATGTATctagtttttcattttccttCCAAAATAATATGCAATCATTCTCACAAGCGTGTATCTTTTTATAGTCCAGACCTAGCTCTTGAACTACACTCTACACTTTCTCCAACGTGTTTGGGACACAGTGGCCTTCAGGTAGCACAAGTGAGAACAGACTTAGTATGCTCCTCAAGGCAGTGTTACTAATACCATGCATGCACTTAATATGAAACATTCTCACAATAAAAGAAACCTTGGTAGCCTCCTTGCAACCTGGATACAATTCCTGTCTTGCCTCCTCTAGTAATTTATAGAACTTCTTGGCACGCTCATTTGGCTCTTCATCTGGACCTTGGATGATGTTTCCATGTATAGTAGCCCTGATTAGTGTTCCAATCAGCTCAGTCCCACGATCAACGTCGTTACCTCCTCCTTCATCATCGTCTACTGATCCTTCAAGATTAGATGGGCCGCCTTCATCACTTGGACCACGTTCCCCTTTGGAGATGAAACTTTCATCAAACCGATAAGCAAGAACATGTCGGTGAAGGTCACGTCGCGGTTTGTAAAACATGCATCGACATCTAGAACACGGACACAAAGCAGTTGATGTACTGCCATCAAATATGGTTTGAAGAAATTTCCGGAAATTCTCTTGCCAAACAGGACTAGACCTATCCATGCGCATCCAACTCCTACCTGACATTACATGCTTTCCAAATAAATTTCTGCAGGATCAACAGAGATATATATAAGTACAATTCAGATATATATGTGTATCATATGGTAACTATGTGGTATAGCGCGCATGACGAgaagtatatgtatatatataccgcGGGCAATCAAATGATCAAGATGATGAAGATCCTGCAGCCACACGCTGCACTGCCTCGCTAGTTGATCCCTTTGCGTCACCTCCGATCCTGAACACTACAAATCAATTGATGACTGGATTAGGAGCCAGCTAGCTAGCAGTATAGGTACAAAAGTATATGAACTAAAAAATGCAATATAACTAAGCTAAAGAGAACGTACAGAAATAAACGAGTTTAGATTGTTTAATGTAGAATTGAAATATTACATACCCATGCATGACAGCTAAAGAATACTATTTTGCACTACTTCTTCCTGTCAGGCTCTCTTGACTAATAATTTTATCAGTGACTTTAATCTATACTGATCTTTCATATGGCACATAA harbors:
- the LOC136540808 gene encoding uncharacterized protein, with amino-acid sequence MKKEIEEEEGDGYGAAIPMSPPSLGLPSPSPSALSSSAAAARVLARPMPASVPGLRAPSPFVRAMGTRVDPQPPQPLTAPPRPRPLPPPPIPEKRRRGRPRNCDRLLPPPPGFHLAPSARAPPPPALRAHGQPSSRGHPFPGQFGGLQPHVLKIHVGEDIVSKIVQVSKIIGKAVCVLSVFGAVQDCYLLHSAVILNHKGPLEIIHVFGSILTSDSPGFGCLSVTLACGDCSVVGGVAVGPLIAATPVQAIVGSFHNDAFQANKKPKLIAYPSSHVPTGYGVTHTGTSCTPYLSSQVAVGTGSMFCVNSKATIGSWRKHDPNFWFPIGNGSTNRSNSQVIVGDGSTHHPNSHVIVGNGSTRHPNTQVTIDTRSTRCLSFEVGIGNWSKHDPSSWFPIGIGSTNHSNFQVTVGDGSTHHPSSQVTVGTRSTQYPSSQVPIGNGSTYQSDSHVTKGDRSTSITNSQATVGYGINHQDNSHVTVGNGSTSNVDSKDIVGHGSTHYPESLPAVGNGSMNNANSEVAVGDGSTNKGNSQDTLVDGNTNCPSSKVSVGNGSSSYPNSKVAVGDRSAPPSEGTWWTE
- the LOC136535840 gene encoding tubulin beta-2 chain — encoded protein: MREILHIQGGQCGNQIGAKFWEVVCAEHGIDATGRYGGDSDLQLERVNVYYNEASCGRFVPRAVLMDLEPGTMDSVRSGPYGHIFRPDNFVFGQSGAGNNWAKGHYTEGAELIDSVLDVVRKEAENCDCLQGFQVCHSLGGGTGSGMGTLLISKIREEYPDRMMLTFSVFPSPKVSDTVVEPYNATLSVHQLVENADECMVLDNEALYDICFRTLKLTTPSFGDLNHLISATMSGVTCCLRFPGQLNSDLRKLAVNLIPFPRLHFFMVGFAPLTSRGSQQYRALTVPELTQQMWDAKNMMCAADPRHGRYLTASAMFRGKMSTKEVDEQMLNVQNKNSSYFVEWIPNNVKSTVCDIPPTGLKMASTFIGNSTSIQEMFRRVSEQFTAMFRRKAFLHWYTGEGMDEMEFTEAESNMNDLVSEYQQYQDATADEEGEYEDEEEEDLQD